Proteins encoded in a region of the Rutidosis leptorrhynchoides isolate AG116_Rl617_1_P2 chromosome 9, CSIRO_AGI_Rlap_v1, whole genome shotgun sequence genome:
- the LOC139866339 gene encoding protein COBRA-like isoform X2 produces MKFLPSSAYKFILKSHACSYDALDPTGNITIKWDIISWTPDGYVAVVTMYNFQQYRHISSPGWTLGWTWAKKEVIWSMMGGEATEQGDCSRYQISPPHSCMKTPSIVDLLPGTPYDQQIANCCKGGVLNSWAQEPNNHASSFQLSVGAAGTSNWTVEPPKNFTLLSPGPGYTCGPAVVGEPSKFLSPDGRRVTQVWMTWNVTCTYSQFLSQRTPSCCVSISAFYNDTVIPCPTCTCGCQDNATHPGSCVNPHSPYLASVVNSPSKNSITPLVQCTKHMCPIRVHWHVKLNYKGYWRAKVTITNFNYRMNYSEWNLVIQHPNFDSLTQVSSFNYKPLTPYSSINDTAMLWGVKFYNDYLNQAGPYGNVQSDLLFQKNKSTFTFEKGWAFPRRVYFNGDNCVMPPPDAYPHLPNASSRVKISILALLMMIYFAFFVSC; encoded by the exons CCTACGATGCACTTGACCCAACTGGAAATATAACAATTAAGTGGGATATCATTAGTTGGACTCCAGATGGATATGTA GCCGTTGTTACTATGTATAACTTCCAACAATATCGTCATATTTCATCTCCGGGGTGGACATTAGGGTGGACTTGGGCTAAGAAAGAGGTGATATGGAGCATGATGGGCGGTGAAGCGACCGAACAAGGAGATTGCTCAAGATACCAAATTTCACCTCCACATAGCTGCATGAAAACACCTTCCATTGTTGACTTACTACCCGGGACTCCTTACGATCAGCAGATAGCAAATTGCTGCAAAGGTGGAGTTCTCAATTCATGGGCCCAAGAGCCCAACAACCATGCTAGTTCATTTCAGCTAAGTGTTGGTGCTGCCGGAACTAGTAATTGGACAGTTGAACCACCCAAGAACTTCACATTACTCTCACCTGGCCCCGGGTATACATGTGGACCAGCTGTAGTTGGTGAACCATCCAAGTTTCTAAGTCCTGATGGAAGAAGAGTTACTCAAGTATGGA TGACATGGAATGTTACATGTACATATTCACAATTTTTGTCTCAGAGAACGCCTAGTTGTTGTGTTTCTATATCAGCATTCTACAATGATACCGTTATACCATGCCCCACATGCACTTGTGGATGCCAAGACAATGCAACTCACCCTGGAAGTTGCGTAAA CCCTCACTCACCCTATCTAGCCTCGGTTGTTAATAGTCCTAGTAAGAACAGCATAACACCGCTTGTGCAATGCACGAAACACATGTGCCCGATTCGTGTTCATTGGCACGTGAAGCTTAACTACAAGGGTTACTGGCGGGCAAAGGTCACAATTACTAACTTCAATTACCGGATGAATTACTCAGAGTGGAATTTAGTCATCCAACATCCTAACTTTGATAGCCTTACTCAAGTTTCTAGCTTTAACTACAAGCCATTGACTCCCTACTCTTCTATAA ATGATACTGCTATGCTATGGGGAGTTAAGTTCTACAATGATTATCTTAACCAAGCTGGACCATATGGGAATGTTCAATCAGATTTACTTTTCCAAAAGAATAAATCGACTTTTACGTTTGAAAAGGGATGGGCGTTTCCACGCAGAGTTTATTTCAATGGCGACAATTGTGTTATGCCGCCACCAGACGCCTACCCGCATCTCCCAAATGCTAGTTCTCGTGTAAAAATCTCTATACTAGCTCTCTTGATGATGATATATTTCGCTTTTTTTGTTTCTTGTTGA
- the LOC139866339 gene encoding protein COBRA-like isoform X1 → MDSCFRSFTKISISTIVLAIFFSSFSFTCTEAYDALDPTGNITIKWDIISWTPDGYVAVVTMYNFQQYRHISSPGWTLGWTWAKKEVIWSMMGGEATEQGDCSRYQISPPHSCMKTPSIVDLLPGTPYDQQIANCCKGGVLNSWAQEPNNHASSFQLSVGAAGTSNWTVEPPKNFTLLSPGPGYTCGPAVVGEPSKFLSPDGRRVTQVWMTWNVTCTYSQFLSQRTPSCCVSISAFYNDTVIPCPTCTCGCQDNATHPGSCVNPHSPYLASVVNSPSKNSITPLVQCTKHMCPIRVHWHVKLNYKGYWRAKVTITNFNYRMNYSEWNLVIQHPNFDSLTQVSSFNYKPLTPYSSINDTAMLWGVKFYNDYLNQAGPYGNVQSDLLFQKNKSTFTFEKGWAFPRRVYFNGDNCVMPPPDAYPHLPNASSRVKISILALLMMIYFAFFVSC, encoded by the exons ATGGATTCTTGCTTCCGATCCTTCACCAAAATTTCAATTTCCACCATTGTTCTTGCAATCTTTTTTTCTTCCTTTAGTTTCACATGCACAG AAGCCTACGATGCACTTGACCCAACTGGAAATATAACAATTAAGTGGGATATCATTAGTTGGACTCCAGATGGATATGTA GCCGTTGTTACTATGTATAACTTCCAACAATATCGTCATATTTCATCTCCGGGGTGGACATTAGGGTGGACTTGGGCTAAGAAAGAGGTGATATGGAGCATGATGGGCGGTGAAGCGACCGAACAAGGAGATTGCTCAAGATACCAAATTTCACCTCCACATAGCTGCATGAAAACACCTTCCATTGTTGACTTACTACCCGGGACTCCTTACGATCAGCAGATAGCAAATTGCTGCAAAGGTGGAGTTCTCAATTCATGGGCCCAAGAGCCCAACAACCATGCTAGTTCATTTCAGCTAAGTGTTGGTGCTGCCGGAACTAGTAATTGGACAGTTGAACCACCCAAGAACTTCACATTACTCTCACCTGGCCCCGGGTATACATGTGGACCAGCTGTAGTTGGTGAACCATCCAAGTTTCTAAGTCCTGATGGAAGAAGAGTTACTCAAGTATGGA TGACATGGAATGTTACATGTACATATTCACAATTTTTGTCTCAGAGAACGCCTAGTTGTTGTGTTTCTATATCAGCATTCTACAATGATACCGTTATACCATGCCCCACATGCACTTGTGGATGCCAAGACAATGCAACTCACCCTGGAAGTTGCGTAAA CCCTCACTCACCCTATCTAGCCTCGGTTGTTAATAGTCCTAGTAAGAACAGCATAACACCGCTTGTGCAATGCACGAAACACATGTGCCCGATTCGTGTTCATTGGCACGTGAAGCTTAACTACAAGGGTTACTGGCGGGCAAAGGTCACAATTACTAACTTCAATTACCGGATGAATTACTCAGAGTGGAATTTAGTCATCCAACATCCTAACTTTGATAGCCTTACTCAAGTTTCTAGCTTTAACTACAAGCCATTGACTCCCTACTCTTCTATAA ATGATACTGCTATGCTATGGGGAGTTAAGTTCTACAATGATTATCTTAACCAAGCTGGACCATATGGGAATGTTCAATCAGATTTACTTTTCCAAAAGAATAAATCGACTTTTACGTTTGAAAAGGGATGGGCGTTTCCACGCAGAGTTTATTTCAATGGCGACAATTGTGTTATGCCGCCACCAGACGCCTACCCGCATCTCCCAAATGCTAGTTCTCGTGTAAAAATCTCTATACTAGCTCTCTTGATGATGATATATTTCGCTTTTTTTGTTTCTTGTTGA